From Anopheles funestus chromosome 3RL, idAnoFuneDA-416_04, whole genome shotgun sequence, a single genomic window includes:
- the LOC125769091 gene encoding toll-like receptor Tollo — MFFESSLESTTTPGNFLGNLHGLLRLSIDYCKIKYIPAHAFANMKVLRSLTLSTHNVDWSVMNLELHPDSFRGLSELKEMHLADNNIWSLPGEVFCPLQKLRVLNLTGNRLSDLTQLMLSDWGNGPTEPGRACNTGLEVIDLSGNDLTLLPDNGLTAMRSLNALHLQRNLLKEIADRAFVGLGTLEILDLSDNKLTALTPELFVSSRKIRQVYLQNNSLSVLAPGVFEGLDRLETLDLSRNQLTSTWVKRDTFAGQVRLVVLNLGHNQLSKVDQHVFKGLYSLQILNLEHNAIELLADGAFSDLKNLHALFLSHNRLRQIEPYHFSELYVLNQLILESNQIAYIHERAFENLTHLHDLSLNDNRLEEIPSGMKSLKFLQSLDLGKNQIAEINNSSFEGLEELMGLRLVDNQISEISRDTFFALSTIHVLNLASNRIRHIDQSAFSSNPTLRAIRLDNNELEDVSGVFTSLSSLVYLNISDNNIGWFDYSHYPQSLEWLDIHKNNITELGNRYDVGNWFLLKMLDVSHNKLRQINASSFPRNIETILMNNNVIEEIAPETFTGKESIVKVVLYGNRLRRIEMSALQLTPWPDTRVLPEFYLGDNLIHCDCTMEWLQRINELAYLRQYPQVKDLDSVHCSMEHGRGEQRRPLMTMHASEFLCRYEGHCFATCHCCDFDACDCKMTCPDRCRCYHDTAWESNIVDCGSAGLSLVPAKIPMDATDIYLDGNNLGALGSHVFIGKKKLKSLYLNGSRIESLNNKTFAGIPALEVLHLEQNGLELLSGAEFEQLRELRELYLHRNALATIGNRSFYYQKSLEVLTIADNKLTGLKPWELFPLPSGGSEGAYRSVSLEGNGLDCSCELMPKLLDWLERMFRSNGTGGSEENESSELSSWGEFRCSGGKPLPDVMKDCEGQRPAVVPVATATVQRTIINEDFIDYLPLLIAVLAGLVLTIMLVALVVLFRQDVCLWAHARYGVRLCKDPLSALERCEDSEKLYDGYLVYSAADADLVTSQIGQELEHHGYGMCLHYRDVHGGAGFLGDTMQSAADASRKLVLFVSVKFLQLEWSQPEFRAALQAVLELIRPSRRKQRLVLITSVPGSMLAMDPIMDILARTCTVIAWDDRRFWDKLRFAMPDLGRDGASVNKASHRKNINIRYTPAPTNNLMVVGGLGASAPTATWPKRLNSEVSIQQQQQQQLQQHSHHQQPYPVPQPRSLGGAPHSTYTTEDEESSTAGSSPQYEAPTHPGGAPAGGMYHHHHQHPGIVQYQQQQQQHSGGGTPLPQTMPHPQQHHHHHHHPHGQSLHHHHHHHHPGSATGPHAYHTGGAGGGTGGNFSSSNTLGHVYSTIPEPQYMAEQQQLQHQQQHRSTGAGPDGNNRPYFV; from the coding sequence ATGTTCTTCGAAAGTTCCTTAGAGTCGACGACGACGCCGGGCAACTTTTTGGGCAACCTGCACGGATTGCTCCGGCTGTCGATTGATTACTGCAAGATCAAGTACATACCGGCGCACGCGTTCGCCAACATGAAGGTCCTGCGGAGTCTTACGCTCAGCACACACAACGTCGACTGGTCGGTGATGAATCTCGAGCTACATCCGGACAGCTTTCGCGGTCTGTCCGAGCTGAAGGAGATGCACCTGGCCGACAATAACATCTGGAGTCTGCCGGGTGAGGTGTTTTGTCCACTGCAGAAGCTGCGCGTACTCAACCTTACCGGCAATCGGTTGAGCGATCTGACGCAGCTGATGTTGTCCGACTGGGGCAATGGGCCGACCGAACCGGGACGTGCCTGCAACACCGGTCTGGAGGTGATAGATCTGTCCGGTAACGATCTGACGCTATTACCGGACAATGGTCTGACGGCGATGCGTTCGCTCAATGCGCTTCATCTGCAGCGCAACTTGCTGAAGGAGATCGCCGATCGTGCGTTCGTTGGGCTCGGTACGCTCGAGATACTGGATCTGTCCGACAACAAACTGACGGCGTTGACACCCGAACTGTTCGTATCGTCGCGCAAAATACGCCAGGTGTATCTGCAGAACAACTCCCTATCGGTACTAGCGCCCGGTGTTTTCGAGGGATTGGATCGGCTGGAAACGCTCGATCTGTCGCGAAATCAGCTGACGTCAACGTGGGTCAAgcgagacacattcgccggCCAGGTACGGTTGGTCGTACTGAACCTGGGTCACAATCAACTGTCCAAGGTGGACCAGCACGTGTTCAAGGGACTGTACAGCCTGCAGATCCTGAACCTCGAACACAATGCCATCGAGTTGCTGGCCGATGGAGCTTTTAGTGATTTGAAGAATCTACACGCTCTCTTCCTATCGCACAACCGGCTACGGCAGATCGAGCCGTATCACTTCAGCGAGCTGTACGTGCTGAATCAGCTGATTCTGGAGTCGAACCAGATCGCTTACATCCACGAGCGGGCATTTGAAAACCTTACGCATCTGCACGATTTGAGTCTGAACGATAATCGGCTGGAGGAGATACCGTCCGGTATGAAGAGTCTTAAGTTCCTGCAATCGCTCGATCTTGGCAAGAACCAAATAGCCGAGATTAATAACTCGTCGTTCGAGGGTTTGGAGGAGTTGATGGGTTTGCGGTTGGTGGATAACCAGATTTCGGAAATCTCGCGCGACACCTTCTTCGCACTGTCAACGATCCACGTGCTCAACCTAGCCTCGAACCGCATCCGTCACATTGATCAGTCTGCGTTCAGCTCCAACCCGACGCTGCGTGCCATCCGGCTGGACAACAACGAGCTGGAAGATGTGTCCGGCGTGTTTACCTCCCTATCGTCCCTTGTATACCTGAACatttcggacaacaacatcgGATGGTTCGATTACTCCCACTATCCGCAATCGCTCGAGTGGCTCGatatacacaaaaacaacatcaccGAGCTGGGTAATCGGTACGATGTTGGGAACTGGTTCCTGCTCAAAATGCTCGATGTGTCCCACAACAAGCTGCGGCAGATAAATGCCAGTTCTTTCCCCCGAAACATTGAGACGATCCTGATGAACAACAACGTGATCGAGGAAATCGCACCGGAAACGTTCACCGGAAAGGAGAGCATCGTGAAGGTGGTGCTTTACGGCAATCGGTTGCGACGGATCGAGATGAGTGCGCTACAACTCACCCCGTGGCCCGATACACGCGTCCTGCCGGAGTTCTACTTGGGCGATAATCTTATCCACTGTGACTGCACGATGGAGTGGTTGCAGCGCATTAACGAGCTTGCCTATCTGCGCCAGTATCCGCAGGTGAAGGATCTCGATTCGGTGCACTGCTCGATGGAGCATGGTAGGGGCGAACAGCGACGACCGCTGATGACGATGCATGCGAGTGAGTTCCTTTGTCGCTATGAGGGACACTGTTTCGCCACCTGCCATTGCTGTGACTTTGATGCGTGTGACTGTAAGATGACGTGTCCGGATCGGTGCAGGTGCTATCACGATACGGCATGGGAGTCGAACATTGTTGATTGCGGATCGGCCGGATTATCGCTTGTGCCGGCAAAGATACCGATGGACGCAACCGATATCTATCTGGACGGCAACAATCTGGGGGCACTTGGCAGTCATGTGTTTATTGGGAAGAAGAAGCTAAAATCACTGTACCTCAATGGAAGCCGCATTGAGTCACTGAACAACAAGACATTTGCTGGCATTCCTGCACTGGAGGTGTTGCATCTCGAGCAGAACGGGCTGGAACTGTTAAGTGGTGCTGAGTTTGAGCAGTTGCGTGAGTTACGGGAGTTGTATCTGCATCGCAATGCACTCGCTACtatcgggaacagatcgttctACTACCAGAAGTCACTGGAGGTGCTAACAATTGCGGACAACAAGCTAACGGGGCTGAAACCATGGGAACTGTTTCCTTTGCCGAGTGGTGGATCCGAAGGTGCTTATCGGTCCGTTTCGCTGGAAGGTAACGGGCTCGACTGTTCCTGTGAACTTATGCCGAAACTGCTCGACTGGCTCGAGCGAATGTTCCGCAGCAATGGTACGGGTGGATCGGAAGAGAACGAATCCTCGGAGTTGTCGAGCTGGGGTGAGTTCCGGTGTTCTGGCGGTAAACCTCTGCCCGACGTGATGAAGGACTGTGAGGGACAGCGGCCGGCCGTGGTCCCCGTTGCGACGGCGACAGTGCAGCGCACCATCATCAATGAAGACTTCATCGATTATCTGCCATTGTTGATCGCGGTGCTTGCTGGATTGGTGCTAACGATCATGCTAGTCGCACTGGTAGTGCTGTTCCGGCAGGACGTATGTCTTTGGGCACACGCCCGGTACGGTGTGCGGCTCTGCAAGGATCCGCTCAGTGCACTGGAGCGCTGTGAGGATAGCGAGAAGCTGTACGACGGCTATCTCGTTTATAGTGCGGCCGATGCCGACCTGGTCACTAGTCAAATCGGCCAGGAGCTCGAGCACCACGGGTACGGTATGTGTCTGCACTATCGGGATGTACACGGTGGTGCCGGTTTTCTCGGTGACACCATGCAGTCGGCCGCGGATGCATCGCGCAAGTTGGTACTGTTTGTGAGTGTAAAGTTCCTGCAGCTCGAGTGGTCTCAGCCAGAGTTCCGAGCAGCACTCCAAGCGGTGCTGGAATTGATACGTCCATCGAGGAGAAAACAGCGCCTCGTACTGATCACCTCCGTGCCGGGATCGATGCTTGCGATGGATCCGATCATGGACATCTTGGCGCGGACCTGTACCGTGATAGCGTGGGATGATCGACGATTCTGGGACAAGCTCCGTTTCGCTATGCCCGATCTTGGACGGGATGGAGCATCCGTGAATAAAGCATCCCATAGGAAGAACATCAACATTCGCTACACACCGGCACCCACCAACAACCTGATGGTGGTGGGAGGCCTTGGTGCATCGGCTCCTACCGCCACTTGGCCCAAACGGCTCAACTCGGAGGTTTCaatccaacagcagcagcagcagcagcttcaaCAACATTCTCACCATCAGCAACCGTATCCGGTTCCGCAACCGCGATCACTTGGTGGTGCACCGCACAGTACTTACACCACGGAGGATGAGGAGTCCTCGACGGCAGGATCATCACCGCAGTACGAAGCACCGACACATCCCGGTGGTGCACCAGCCGGTGGGAtgtaccaccatcaccatcagcacccGGGTATTGTACAgtaccagcaacagcagcagcagcattccgGTGGAGGTACACCACTTCCACAAACTATGCCTCATCCGCAgcaacatcaccatcatcaccatcatccgcATGGTCAGtcgcttcatcatcatcaccatcatcatcacccggGTAGTGCAACCGGACCTCACGCGTACCACACTGGGGGAGCCGGCGGTGGCACAGGTGGTAACTTCAGTAGCTCTAATACGCTTGGCCACGTGTACTCCACCATTCCGGAACCCCAGTACATGgccgaacagcagcagctgcagcaccaacaacaacaccggAGCACGGGTGCTGGACCAGACGGCAACAATCGGCCGTACTTTGTGTaa